In Hamadaea flava, a genomic segment contains:
- a CDS encoding AfsR/SARP family transcriptional regulator: protein MLDVLVLGPVEARYQGTVVPFARRHQRLILGILALECNREVSCDRLIGLLWEQPAPRQARAAVQSRMSEIRSTLAQYHEDGPVPIVSRGNSYVLQLDPERVDAHRFRTLTAAGRLPGDDEQARHNLRTALALWRGPALGTRPGDAPLSALCQQLEAARLTAWEDLFDLELLLGRHHEVVDEIVELAARHRTRDRLMEHMMLALHRVGRSSEALQGYDRWRRWLDAELGALPRPDLQRLHVSILNNDPGLLAVPAGAAEEAADVPFTAAVPRTLPPALIDFSGRSEQLATLTAALSAQDHRPTRVVAVSGPPGVGKTALALQAAHALRDEFPDGQLYANLRGTDPEEAVPPFDALGRFLRGFNVEGQALPSTLDERAELFRDILATRKVLVVLDDAAGDDQLLPLLPGSIECAVLVTGRARLGTTLGARTVALDLLAPDQALDLLSCIVGAERVAAEPRASARLARLCGYLPLAIRVVGARLAAKPHWTIEKMAALCADEQSRLDQLAYQHLDVRSSIALSYEGLPEEARRLMRLLGDVDLPDATVWISTALLGRDVDTAWLALENLFDANLIDVSGRDTAGYPRYRMHDLVRLFAKERAAAEHPPADLAAARSRAYRFCLTLAEREYLRLFGDGGHRVRGDTPRWTPVGVRAGSGARWSPGQDLVGELLAKPMRWFDHERPTVIAMIQKAARDELAGVCWELTSTVAPMFQMRRDFWDLESILWVAQRATEAAGDTRGRTAVLCRIALNHVDRSQPDAALRLLTEAADTFVTLADTHAYATTLSLLATVERFLDRNDDALIHYTESMQLLRTSGDEVAVAWVLRGMGQAHLDAKDLPQAREHLAEALRRFRAAGSQQGEATALFWLARLVFAEGRPEEALTGFEQALQIARHLTDRPGEAQCLRGIGLVHRALGDTVQARAALTRALDLVRQPRATLLESHIRRTLDDVE from the coding sequence GTGCTCGATGTGCTGGTGCTCGGCCCGGTCGAGGCGCGCTACCAGGGCACTGTCGTCCCGTTCGCCCGCCGCCATCAACGGCTCATTCTGGGCATCCTCGCCTTGGAGTGCAATCGCGAGGTCTCCTGCGACCGGCTGATCGGTCTGCTGTGGGAGCAGCCCGCGCCTCGCCAGGCGCGGGCTGCCGTCCAGAGCCGGATGTCCGAGATCCGGTCCACCCTCGCGCAGTACCACGAGGACGGACCTGTCCCGATCGTCTCCCGAGGCAACAGTTATGTGCTGCAGCTCGATCCCGAGCGGGTCGACGCGCACCGGTTCCGAACGCTCACCGCGGCGGGTCGGCTGCCCGGCGACGACGAACAAGCTCGGCACAACCTGCGTACGGCGCTTGCGCTGTGGCGGGGACCGGCGCTGGGCACCCGGCCGGGCGACGCGCCGCTGAGCGCGCTCTGTCAGCAGCTGGAGGCCGCCCGGCTGACCGCCTGGGAAGACCTGTTCGACCTGGAGCTGCTGCTGGGCCGCCACCACGAGGTCGTCGACGAGATCGTGGAGCTGGCCGCCCGGCATCGCACCCGCGACCGGCTGATGGAACACATGATGCTGGCCCTGCACCGGGTCGGCCGCAGCAGCGAGGCGTTGCAAGGCTATGACCGCTGGCGGCGCTGGCTGGACGCCGAGCTGGGCGCGCTGCCACGCCCGGACCTGCAACGGCTGCACGTGTCCATCCTCAACAATGATCCCGGTCTGCTGGCCGTCCCGGCCGGCGCCGCGGAAGAGGCCGCCGACGTGCCGTTCACCGCGGCCGTGCCGCGTACCCTGCCGCCCGCGCTCATCGACTTCAGCGGCCGCTCGGAACAGCTGGCCACGCTCACCGCCGCGCTGTCCGCCCAGGACCACCGCCCCACTCGGGTCGTCGCGGTCTCCGGGCCGCCCGGGGTGGGCAAGACCGCGTTGGCCTTGCAGGCCGCGCACGCTCTGCGCGACGAGTTCCCCGACGGTCAGTTGTACGCCAATCTGCGCGGCACCGATCCCGAGGAGGCGGTGCCCCCGTTCGACGCGCTCGGCCGGTTCCTGCGCGGGTTCAATGTGGAGGGCCAGGCGCTGCCGAGCACGCTGGACGAACGCGCCGAACTGTTCCGGGACATCCTGGCGACGCGCAAGGTGCTGGTGGTCCTCGACGACGCCGCCGGGGACGACCAACTGCTGCCACTGCTGCCGGGCAGCATCGAATGCGCCGTGCTCGTCACCGGGCGAGCCCGGCTCGGCACCACGCTGGGCGCGCGTACGGTCGCCTTGGATCTGCTGGCGCCGGATCAGGCGCTGGATCTGTTGTCCTGCATCGTCGGAGCCGAACGGGTGGCGGCCGAACCCCGGGCGTCGGCGAGGCTGGCCCGGCTCTGCGGCTACCTGCCGTTGGCGATCCGGGTCGTCGGCGCGCGGCTGGCCGCCAAACCGCACTGGACCATCGAGAAGATGGCCGCCCTGTGCGCCGACGAGCAGAGTCGGCTCGACCAGCTCGCCTACCAGCATCTCGACGTACGCAGCAGCATCGCGCTGAGCTACGAGGGCCTGCCCGAGGAAGCCCGGCGGCTCATGCGGCTGCTCGGCGACGTCGACCTGCCCGATGCCACCGTGTGGATCTCCACCGCGCTGCTCGGCCGGGACGTCGACACGGCCTGGCTCGCGCTGGAGAACCTGTTCGACGCCAACCTCATCGACGTCTCGGGCCGCGACACCGCCGGATATCCCCGGTATCGCATGCACGACCTGGTGCGGCTGTTCGCCAAGGAACGAGCCGCCGCCGAACATCCGCCCGCCGACCTCGCCGCGGCGCGCAGCCGGGCGTACCGGTTCTGCCTGACCTTGGCCGAACGGGAGTATCTGCGGCTGTTCGGCGACGGCGGTCACCGCGTCCGCGGCGACACCCCGCGATGGACTCCGGTCGGCGTACGCGCCGGGTCCGGGGCTCGCTGGTCGCCCGGCCAGGATCTCGTCGGCGAACTGCTGGCCAAGCCGATGCGCTGGTTCGACCACGAGCGGCCGACGGTGATCGCGATGATCCAGAAGGCGGCCCGGGACGAGCTGGCCGGGGTGTGCTGGGAACTCACCAGCACCGTCGCGCCGATGTTCCAGATGCGCCGCGACTTCTGGGATCTGGAGTCGATCCTGTGGGTCGCCCAGCGCGCGACCGAGGCGGCCGGTGACACGCGGGGACGGACCGCCGTGCTGTGCCGGATCGCGCTCAACCACGTCGACCGCAGTCAGCCCGATGCCGCCCTGCGGCTGCTGACCGAGGCCGCCGACACGTTCGTCACGCTCGCCGACACCCACGCGTACGCCACCACGCTGTCCCTGCTGGCCACCGTAGAACGATTCCTCGATCGCAACGACGACGCGCTCATCCACTACACGGAGTCGATGCAGCTGCTGCGCACCAGCGGAGACGAGGTCGCCGTCGCGTGGGTGCTGCGGGGGATGGGCCAGGCACACCTGGACGCCAAGGATCTTCCCCAGGCCCGGGAGCACCTGGCGGAGGCCCTTCGGCGATTCCGGGCGGCGGGCTCGCAGCAGGGCGAGGCGACGGCGCTGTTCTGGCTGGCCCGGCTCGTGTTCGCCGAAGGACGGCCCGAGGAGGCGCTGACCGGATTCGAGCAGGCGTTGCAGATCGCCCGCCACCTCACCGACCGGCCGGGCGAGGCGCAGTGCCTGCGCGGAATCGGCCTGGTCCATCGGGCGCTCGGCGACACCGTCCAGGCCCGCGCCGCCCTCACCCGAGCGCTCGACCTGGTCCGGCAGCCGCGAGCCACGCTGTTGGAGAGCCACATCCGGCGAACCCTCGACGACGTCGAGTAG
- a CDS encoding GH3 family domain-containing protein → MTDIDYTDRVRAAKQRLLNRLAEPMLAQHEVLQEVLTANSATEFGTEHDLAAVHSVDDLRRRVPIRTHEEYMPWIERAIAGEPKILTAEDPVVYFSSSGTTGREKHIPVTRTYMRDCFLPFYYACFARVVEHHPEAIATQSGVLNLWQDPHSPIARTSGGQPHIGPSQVDFGKFGDQLAVGPGNAAPWSRLPDAFTDADHWERTYLKVRLAAEYDIRCVVTVNPAIAAALPYQLEQWWPRMVEEIAAGTLGGLPHRSPNPERAREIERLAAYFGTIRPEHLWPNIDLLVTWNTALSSFYLPQARAAYGADVSVLPGPVASCEGPVAVQLDRHPTAGPLYVTGCLYEFIPAEEEIKPGSATLLADELQPGREYHVVLTHVGGLYRCAVTDIVRVVDFVAGTPRVEYAGRSLPAADVKDTLLEPQLLRALSGALGDVGLQVRNATCRMAPGGRRYEVAIAPTGVFTADELETLGVALDARLRAQSPGYARGRAADRLDPVSVVATHPHAFLREWERRVRRGERPPRVKDRVFTTDPQVWQRITGGQPVAMAGQRR, encoded by the coding sequence ATGACTGACATCGATTACACCGACCGCGTACGCGCGGCCAAGCAGCGCCTGCTCAACCGGCTCGCCGAGCCGATGCTGGCCCAGCACGAAGTCCTGCAGGAAGTGCTGACCGCCAACTCCGCCACCGAGTTCGGCACCGAGCACGACCTCGCCGCCGTCCATTCGGTCGACGACCTGCGCCGCCGGGTGCCGATCCGGACGCACGAGGAGTACATGCCCTGGATCGAGCGCGCAATCGCCGGTGAGCCGAAGATCCTCACCGCCGAGGACCCGGTCGTCTACTTCTCGTCCAGCGGCACCACCGGCCGGGAGAAGCACATCCCGGTGACCCGGACGTACATGCGCGACTGCTTCCTGCCGTTCTACTACGCCTGCTTCGCCCGAGTGGTCGAGCACCACCCCGAGGCGATCGCGACGCAGAGCGGTGTGCTGAATCTGTGGCAGGATCCGCACTCGCCGATCGCGCGGACCTCCGGCGGCCAGCCGCACATCGGACCCAGCCAGGTCGACTTCGGCAAGTTCGGCGATCAGCTCGCCGTCGGACCGGGCAACGCCGCGCCGTGGAGCCGGCTGCCCGACGCGTTCACCGACGCCGACCACTGGGAGCGCACCTACCTGAAAGTGCGCCTGGCCGCCGAGTACGACATCCGCTGCGTCGTCACGGTCAACCCCGCCATCGCCGCCGCTTTGCCCTATCAGCTGGAACAGTGGTGGCCCCGGATGGTCGAGGAGATCGCGGCCGGCACCCTCGGCGGTCTGCCGCACCGGTCCCCGAACCCGGAACGCGCCCGCGAGATCGAGCGGCTGGCCGCGTACTTCGGCACGATCCGGCCCGAGCACCTGTGGCCCAACATCGATCTGCTCGTCACCTGGAACACCGCGCTGTCGTCGTTCTACCTGCCGCAGGCCCGCGCGGCCTACGGAGCCGACGTGAGTGTCCTTCCTGGACCTGTCGCGTCCTGTGAGGGCCCGGTCGCGGTGCAGCTGGACCGGCATCCGACCGCCGGGCCGCTGTACGTCACCGGCTGCCTCTACGAGTTCATCCCGGCCGAGGAGGAGATCAAGCCCGGCAGTGCCACGCTGCTCGCCGACGAGCTGCAGCCCGGCCGCGAATACCACGTCGTGCTGACCCACGTCGGCGGTCTCTACCGGTGCGCGGTCACCGACATCGTCCGCGTCGTGGACTTCGTCGCCGGTACGCCCAGAGTCGAGTACGCCGGCCGCAGCCTGCCCGCCGCCGACGTGAAGGACACCCTGCTGGAGCCGCAGCTGTTGCGGGCGCTGTCCGGCGCGCTCGGCGACGTCGGCCTCCAGGTACGCAACGCCACGTGCCGGATGGCGCCCGGCGGACGGCGTTACGAGGTCGCGATCGCGCCGACCGGGGTCTTCACGGCGGACGAGCTGGAGACCCTCGGCGTCGCCCTCGACGCCCGGCTGCGGGCGCAGTCGCCGGGGTACGCCCGGGGCCGGGCCGCCGATCGGCTCGACCCGGTCAGCGTGGTCGCCACCCATCCGCACGCGTTCCTGCGCGAATGGGAGCGCCGAGTACGCCGTGGCGAGCGCCCGCCTCGGGTCAAGGACCGCGTGTTCACCACCGATCCGCAGGTCTGGCAGCGGATCACCGGCGGGCAGCCGGTCGCGATGGCGGGACAGCGGCGATGA
- a CDS encoding class I SAM-dependent methyltransferase: MSKPNRQAALDQYGKIASYYDYQLVFRGMRAKGIAALGLRPGQTVLEAGCGTGVNFARLRAGVGATGQVYGIDQSPLMLRQARAKIARRGWTNVEVFESPLEEAELPLLADALLFSFTHDLSQIPAAVDSAMAKVRPGGRVVAICTHWNEKTAPKAATTVIKRLSDRYMTTYDGYDEPWHLIVRHLSGVHRARHWFGTMYIVSGERTGDREETAVR, from the coding sequence ATGTCGAAACCCAATCGCCAAGCCGCGCTTGACCAATACGGGAAGATCGCGAGCTATTACGACTACCAGCTCGTCTTCCGTGGGATGCGGGCCAAGGGCATCGCCGCCCTGGGCCTGCGCCCGGGACAGACGGTGCTGGAGGCCGGTTGCGGCACCGGCGTCAACTTCGCCCGGCTGCGTGCCGGGGTGGGAGCGACCGGGCAGGTCTACGGCATCGACCAGAGCCCGCTGATGCTGCGGCAGGCGCGCGCGAAGATCGCCCGGCGGGGCTGGACGAATGTGGAGGTCTTCGAGTCGCCGTTGGAGGAGGCGGAGCTGCCGTTGCTCGCCGACGCGCTGCTGTTCTCCTTCACGCACGACCTGTCGCAGATCCCGGCGGCGGTCGACAGCGCGATGGCGAAGGTACGCCCCGGCGGCCGGGTCGTGGCCATCTGCACGCACTGGAACGAGAAGACCGCGCCCAAGGCCGCGACGACCGTCATCAAGCGGCTGTCCGACCGCTATATGACCACATACGACGGTTACGACGAGCCCTGGCACCTCATCGTCCGGCATCTGAGCGGAGTACATCGCGCCCGACACTGGTTCGGCACGATGTACATCGTCAGCGGTGAGCGTACCGGCGACCGAGAGGAGACCGCCGTCAGATGA
- a CDS encoding DUF6182 family protein — MDEQQLLGRLLLAHYERVSRGLADDAEPTAPPTPRTVPMAPMAPTMTGYRVSAVIGTFDLRTFVTGALGFAAAVPEPARDPWYRSFTRAVFFAGNPDSVARRFPCDHVTDGIAWLGPAPDDPKSALSRGLKLLRAPAPCTSLPGTLTITVPGPPGEPTAATGNRHRLDIAVGGVTVAEYLVHVHHVLCEAVLRRTLRPGDELTIAHVDRLTVDEHLATATHLRISDDPHQTGNRRLYARLTSDVPTHLRETADD; from the coding sequence ATGGACGAACAACAGCTGCTCGGCCGCCTCCTGCTCGCCCACTACGAACGGGTCAGCCGTGGGCTCGCCGACGACGCCGAACCCACCGCGCCGCCCACGCCGCGTACCGTGCCCATGGCGCCCATGGCGCCCACGATGACCGGCTACCGAGTCTCCGCGGTCATCGGGACGTTCGATCTGCGTACGTTCGTCACCGGGGCGCTCGGCTTCGCCGCCGCCGTCCCGGAGCCGGCCCGTGACCCGTGGTACCGCTCGTTCACCCGCGCGGTCTTCTTCGCCGGCAACCCGGACAGCGTCGCCCGCCGGTTCCCGTGCGACCACGTGACCGACGGCATCGCCTGGCTCGGCCCGGCCCCCGACGATCCCAAGAGCGCGCTCAGCCGGGGCCTGAAACTCCTGCGAGCGCCCGCGCCCTGCACCAGCCTGCCCGGCACGCTCACCATCACCGTGCCGGGTCCCCCTGGAGAGCCCACCGCGGCCACCGGGAATCGGCATCGCCTGGACATCGCCGTCGGCGGCGTCACCGTCGCCGAGTACCTCGTGCACGTCCACCACGTGCTCTGCGAAGCGGTCCTTCGCCGGACACTGCGCCCCGGCGACGAGCTGACCATCGCCCACGTCGACCGCCTCACCGTCGACGAACACCTCGCCACGGCGACCCACCTGCGGATCTCCGACGATCCACACCAGACCGGGAACCGCCGCCTGTACGCCCGCCTCACCTCCGACGTACCCACGCACTTGAGGGAAACCGCCGATGACTGA
- a CDS encoding glycosyltransferase family 8 protein, which translates to MPDEAERPIVVTFDSRYTRAAMAMLHSLSAVRTGQKTTVIALAGELPQRQAYAVTSAAHAAGLDFEIRDMTGACLDLPFDSHGSPAVYYRLHIAELLPEYDSALYVDADTIFLRDPAELLTLDLGPHPLAAVQDVCVPTLGSPDCLPGVPLDEDERALPYFNSGLLVIDLDHWRRLGIGSAALRFATTSAQHVRFWDQDALNHVVRGDWRRLDRRWNVFPLEDIWQAEEFPYYGEEYVPRSGLARLAREAYLIHFVTRHKPWTDSFPAGRLRDLWWSYDEPAVR; encoded by the coding sequence ATGCCTGATGAAGCCGAGCGGCCAATCGTCGTCACCTTCGACAGCCGATACACCCGCGCCGCCATGGCGATGCTGCACTCCTTATCAGCTGTCCGAACTGGACAGAAGACCACGGTCATCGCGCTCGCCGGCGAGCTGCCCCAGCGCCAGGCGTACGCCGTCACCAGCGCAGCCCACGCGGCTGGGCTCGACTTCGAGATCCGCGACATGACGGGCGCGTGCCTGGATCTGCCGTTCGACTCGCACGGCTCACCCGCGGTCTACTACCGCCTGCACATCGCCGAGTTGCTCCCCGAGTACGACAGCGCGCTGTACGTCGACGCGGACACCATCTTCCTGCGCGATCCGGCGGAGCTGCTCACCCTGGACCTCGGACCGCACCCGCTCGCCGCGGTTCAGGACGTGTGCGTACCCACCCTCGGCTCCCCCGACTGCCTGCCCGGCGTGCCGCTCGACGAGGACGAGCGCGCGCTGCCGTACTTCAACTCCGGGCTCCTGGTCATCGACCTCGACCACTGGCGGCGGCTCGGCATCGGCTCGGCCGCGCTGCGCTTCGCCACCACGTCCGCGCAGCACGTGCGGTTCTGGGACCAGGACGCGCTCAACCACGTGGTACGCGGAGACTGGCGTCGGCTCGACCGGCGCTGGAACGTCTTCCCGCTGGAGGACATCTGGCAGGCGGAGGAGTTCCCCTACTACGGCGAGGAATACGTTCCCCGCAGCGGGCTGGCCCGGTTGGCGCGGGAGGCGTACCTCATCCATTTCGTCACCCGTCACAAGCCGTGGACGGACAGCTTTCCGGCGGGTCGTCTACGGGATCTGTGGTGGTCCTACGACGAACCAGCTGTGCGGTGA
- a CDS encoding UDP-N-acetyl glucosamine 2-epimerase, producing MAGIAHDVTLFIGARPNLPKAATLVRAFAAPPLRDAGAGLRVVHTGQHAAGRMGLSYADTLGIRVEEVLRAPDAERDGERLSSLVAVIDRYLARSGDPDLAVVVGDVNSTLAAAVVAARNGIPVAHVEAGLRSHVRDEPEELNRRMITAVADFHLAPSRRAVGNLLRENISGERIWLVGNAHTESFLLGADERRAAADPADLGLEPGSYVLLSVHKASTMQHQTWLEELVHKLAGQERVVWVLHPGCHKLLTLAAPHLLAVDGVRYLDPLPYHDFGRLLTSAACVVTDSAGMQEETTVSGVACVTVGVDTARPETVSHGTNAFAGFDVGLALAATDQAVRGPRRPAQVPEHWDTSVSTRISEVLAGILADSAAARQNASLTHR from the coding sequence ATGGCGGGCATCGCCCACGACGTCACTCTCTTCATTGGAGCCCGACCCAACCTGCCCAAGGCCGCGACGCTCGTCCGCGCGTTCGCCGCGCCACCGCTGCGCGACGCCGGAGCCGGGCTGCGTGTCGTCCACACCGGACAACACGCCGCCGGGCGGATGGGCCTGTCCTACGCCGACACGCTCGGCATACGCGTCGAGGAGGTGCTGCGAGCGCCGGACGCGGAGCGCGACGGCGAGCGGCTCTCCTCACTGGTCGCCGTGATCGACCGCTACCTGGCCCGATCCGGCGACCCGGACCTCGCGGTGGTGGTCGGCGACGTGAACTCGACGCTGGCCGCAGCCGTGGTCGCCGCCCGCAACGGCATCCCGGTCGCGCACGTGGAGGCCGGGCTGCGCTCGCATGTGCGCGACGAGCCCGAGGAACTCAACCGCCGGATGATCACCGCCGTGGCCGACTTCCACCTCGCGCCGTCCCGGCGTGCGGTCGGCAACCTGCTCCGCGAGAACATCTCCGGCGAACGGATCTGGCTGGTGGGCAACGCCCACACCGAGAGCTTCCTGCTCGGAGCCGACGAGCGCCGGGCCGCGGCCGACCCGGCCGACCTCGGCTTGGAGCCCGGCTCCTATGTGCTGCTATCGGTGCACAAGGCGTCGACCATGCAGCATCAGACCTGGCTGGAGGAGCTGGTGCACAAGCTGGCCGGCCAGGAACGCGTGGTGTGGGTGCTGCATCCGGGCTGCCACAAGCTGCTGACCCTGGCCGCGCCGCACCTGCTCGCCGTCGACGGCGTCCGCTACCTGGACCCGTTGCCCTACCACGATTTCGGCCGGCTGCTCACCTCGGCCGCCTGTGTGGTCACCGACTCGGCCGGGATGCAGGAGGAGACCACGGTCTCCGGCGTCGCCTGCGTCACCGTCGGCGTCGACACCGCCCGTCCCGAGACCGTCAGCCACGGCACCAACGCGTTCGCCGGCTTCGACGTCGGGCTCGCCCTCGCGGCCACCGACCAGGCGGTACGCGGGCCGCGGCGCCCGGCGCAGGTGCCCGAGCACTGGGACACGTCGGTCAGCACCCGGATCAGCGAGGTGCTCGCGGGCATCCTCGCCGACTCCGCGGCCGCCCGGCAGAACGCCTCGCTCACCCACCGATAA
- a CDS encoding GNAT family N-acetyltransferase — protein sequence MSDLRETVIAWQLGWAASRELPSAQPVDGGLRVECRQPLRDVEIFALHADDDPDSVTRLAELLPAETDTAWLTVATREPDRVAALLEAAGLEFYSRVEALMTTDLRTQPVRPVAAPYRLHTEVTGPVVHVRVLADDGTEAAHGYAGLAGSYAVIDRILTAPEHRRRSLGTAVMTALAEAAIAAGAPQGLLVGSVEGQALYGSLGWSKVADVLVAKLPGSPTA from the coding sequence ATGTCTGACCTGCGGGAAACTGTCATCGCCTGGCAACTCGGCTGGGCCGCCAGCCGGGAGCTGCCCTCGGCACAGCCGGTCGACGGCGGCCTGCGCGTCGAATGCCGCCAGCCGTTGCGGGACGTGGAGATCTTCGCGCTGCACGCCGACGACGACCCGGACTCGGTGACGCGTCTCGCCGAGCTGCTGCCGGCGGAGACGGACACCGCCTGGCTGACCGTGGCGACCCGCGAGCCCGACCGGGTCGCGGCCCTGCTGGAGGCGGCCGGGCTGGAGTTCTACTCCCGGGTCGAGGCGCTGATGACGACGGATCTGCGGACGCAGCCGGTCCGCCCGGTGGCCGCGCCGTATCGGCTGCACACCGAGGTCACCGGTCCAGTGGTGCACGTCCGTGTCCTGGCCGACGACGGCACCGAGGCGGCGCACGGGTACGCCGGACTCGCCGGCTCCTACGCGGTGATCGACCGGATCCTGACGGCGCCGGAGCATCGCCGGCGGTCGCTCGGCACCGCCGTGATGACCGCGCTCGCCGAGGCCGCGATCGCCGCGGGCGCTCCGCAGGGCCTGCTCGTCGGCAGTGTCGAGGGTCAGGCGCTGTACGGCTCGCTGGGCTGGTCGAAGGTCGCCGACGTACTGGTCGCGAAGCTGCCCGGCTCGCCTACTGCATGA
- a CDS encoding sigma-70 family RNA polymerase sigma factor, giving the protein MTSDAYLAQAAAAGDRDAFEQLYRRYRPSLLGLVIRQVGDHHQAEDIVQECFLIAWRDLGSLRDPAAIKTWLFSIAYRHALRSARRRSFVPLGEGVDIADPDPLASPETAAERRETRQLVWDAAMGLEPRQRAVLELALRWDLSSKEIGEVVGVRGAHAAVLVHRARSALGHAIKTTMMVRQSDRCQPLTRLLQGARPPLSAKQRASVDHHVRRCEQCKRVDVAVPAYAGTLAVLLGKPTARVAGSPLRWLAVKAALGVVLASVAAGTIAYAADVPPTPDAAPSASSSAESSAAPSVAPSAVPSTSAPASRTPSPSSSPTKLSPEKQMLALINAERAKAGCKAVVFNDKLAKAAELHSADMAANEYFSHTSLDGRTPWDRARAAGYQYASAENIAAGNATAKGTMNQFMNSPGHKANILNCSHKAVGIGMAKGGPYRYYWTQLFGSR; this is encoded by the coding sequence ATGACGTCCGACGCGTATCTGGCGCAGGCCGCCGCGGCCGGGGACCGCGACGCGTTCGAACAGCTCTACCGCCGCTATCGGCCCAGCCTGCTCGGCCTGGTCATCCGGCAGGTCGGCGACCATCACCAGGCCGAGGACATCGTCCAGGAGTGCTTCCTCATCGCCTGGCGCGACCTCGGCTCGCTGCGGGATCCGGCCGCGATCAAGACGTGGCTGTTCTCCATCGCGTACCGGCACGCGCTGCGCTCGGCCCGCCGCCGCTCGTTCGTGCCGCTCGGCGAAGGCGTCGACATCGCCGACCCGGACCCGCTGGCCAGTCCGGAGACGGCGGCCGAACGCCGCGAGACCCGTCAGCTCGTCTGGGACGCGGCCATGGGACTCGAACCGCGCCAGCGCGCGGTCCTCGAACTCGCCCTGCGCTGGGACCTGTCCAGCAAAGAGATCGGGGAGGTGGTCGGCGTCCGCGGCGCGCACGCGGCAGTGCTCGTCCACCGCGCACGTTCCGCGCTCGGCCACGCGATCAAGACGACCATGATGGTACGCCAAAGCGACCGTTGCCAGCCGCTGACCCGGTTGCTGCAAGGAGCCCGCCCGCCGCTGTCGGCCAAGCAGCGGGCCAGCGTCGACCACCACGTACGCCGGTGCGAGCAGTGCAAGCGCGTCGACGTGGCCGTTCCCGCGTACGCCGGAACGCTGGCGGTGCTGCTCGGCAAGCCGACGGCCCGAGTGGCGGGCAGCCCGCTGCGGTGGCTGGCGGTGAAGGCGGCCCTCGGCGTCGTACTGGCCAGCGTCGCGGCCGGCACCATCGCGTACGCCGCGGACGTCCCGCCGACGCCCGACGCCGCACCCAGCGCGTCCTCATCAGCGGAGTCTTCGGCCGCCCCGTCCGTCGCACCGTCGGCCGTGCCGTCGACGTCCGCCCCGGCCAGCCGTACGCCGTCGCCGAGCAGCAGCCCGACGAAGCTGTCCCCGGAGAAGCAGATGCTGGCGCTCATCAACGCCGAACGGGCCAAGGCCGGCTGCAAGGCGGTCGTGTTCAACGACAAGCTGGCCAAGGCCGCCGAACTGCACAGTGCCGACATGGCCGCCAACGAGTACTTCTCGCACACCTCCCTCGACGGGCGTACGCCCTGGGACCGGGCGAGGGCGGCCGGCTACCAGTACGCCTCCGCCGAGAACATCGCAGCCGGGAACGCCACGGCGAAGGGCACGATGAACCAGTTCATGAACTCGCCCGGGCACAAGGCGAACATCCTCAACTGCTCGCACAAGGCCGTCGGCATCGGCATGGCCAAGGGCGGCCCGTACCGGTACTACTGGACGCAGCTGTTCGGGTCGCGATAG
- a CDS encoding CDP-alcohol phosphatidyltransferase family protein: MRRLDLPNLVTATRYPSALVFLLACAAGRPSWSAATLALLLLTYLTDLLDGFLARRTPGRDPRAGQVMDSAADSYTFVIVFTGLFVAGVVHPITLCAVIGGRAVLDLTRLVGLARGESYLRPTFYTKAKGFVYCSLSIVLYAKTVPVFAWLGRDPLPVAANTALVLATVAAVGSFLAVHRQHFLTMFAPATPSITERLEHVETQSPSRA; the protein is encoded by the coding sequence ATGCGACGGCTGGACCTTCCGAATCTCGTGACCGCCACCCGCTACCCCAGCGCGCTGGTCTTCCTGCTCGCCTGCGCCGCCGGCCGTCCGTCGTGGTCGGCGGCGACCCTGGCGCTGCTCCTCCTGACCTACCTGACCGACCTGCTCGACGGCTTCCTGGCGCGGCGTACGCCCGGACGGGATCCGCGGGCGGGCCAGGTGATGGACAGCGCCGCCGACAGCTACACGTTCGTCATCGTCTTCACCGGCTTGTTCGTCGCCGGCGTGGTCCACCCGATCACGCTGTGCGCGGTGATCGGCGGCCGGGCCGTGCTCGACCTGACCCGCCTGGTCGGGCTGGCCCGGGGCGAAAGCTACCTGCGCCCGACGTTCTACACGAAGGCCAAGGGCTTCGTGTACTGCAGCCTGTCCATCGTCCTGTACGCCAAGACCGTGCCCGTGTTCGCCTGGCTGGGCCGCGATCCGCTGCCCGTGGCCGCCAACACGGCGCTCGTGCTGGCCACGGTGGCGGCGGTGGGCTCCTTCCTCGCCGTGCACCGGCAGCACTTTCTGACCATGTTCGCTCCGGCGACCCCCTCGATCACCGAAAGGTTGGAGCATGTCGAAACCCAATCGCCAAGCCGCGCTTGA